A genomic window from Aquitalea aquatilis includes:
- a CDS encoding META and DUF4377 domain-containing protein — MHWKTTAIIAALLSAPVVAQPNLVGSEWQLVSPKVAEPLPTLSFQAKGISGFAGCNRFTGHTNAEGKLMVATTRMMCPPAMMQTEQAYIGFLSQPFQIKTDGKAQQLVLTSSAGEYRFVRKQDKVAGHPAAATAPAQRPQYLYVSSQRKNCSAGAGQMQCLQVRSSENQPWQLFYGEIEGFTPQPDTAYYLKLRYETVQNPPADASAVRTILDRVVFSETISRSVQ; from the coding sequence ATGCACTGGAAAACCACCGCCATTATCGCCGCTCTGTTGTCTGCTCCTGTTGTTGCCCAGCCCAATCTGGTGGGCAGTGAATGGCAGCTGGTATCACCCAAAGTGGCCGAACCGCTGCCCACGCTGTCGTTTCAGGCCAAGGGCATCAGTGGTTTTGCCGGCTGTAACCGCTTTACCGGCCATACCAATGCCGAAGGCAAGCTGATGGTGGCCACCACGCGCATGATGTGTCCGCCCGCCATGATGCAGACCGAACAGGCGTATATCGGATTCCTGTCGCAGCCCTTCCAGATCAAGACTGATGGCAAGGCGCAGCAACTGGTGCTGACGAGTAGCGCAGGCGAATATCGCTTTGTGCGCAAGCAGGACAAGGTGGCAGGCCATCCCGCAGCAGCCACGGCCCCGGCGCAGCGGCCGCAGTATCTGTATGTCAGCAGCCAGCGTAAAAACTGCAGTGCTGGCGCGGGGCAGATGCAATGCCTGCAGGTCCGCAGCAGCGAAAACCAGCCCTGGCAGTTGTTCTACGGTGAGATCGAGGGTTTTACACCGCAGCCCGATACCGCCTACTACCTGAAGCTGCGCTATGAAACCGTGCAGAACCCGCCAGCGGATGCATCCGCCGTGCGGACCATCCTGGACCGCGTGGTGTTCAGCGAAACCATCAGCCGCAGCGTGCAATGA
- a CDS encoding META domain-containing protein: protein MRHFWLPVLVLGWLTGCASAPPATPADKPQGWQAPRDLASLEGRWQQVDAGKDQPYRLEFAAGRVHASAGCNGLGGVVSLEQGLLKTGAMMSTLMACPPPLDERERSLSQLLSAQPRLVVQGNRLQLQAGTDRLEFQREDSHGGS, encoded by the coding sequence ATGAGACATTTCTGGTTACCGGTACTGGTATTAGGTTGGCTGACCGGCTGTGCCAGCGCGCCGCCGGCCACGCCCGCCGACAAGCCGCAGGGCTGGCAGGCACCGCGTGATCTGGCCAGTCTGGAAGGACGCTGGCAGCAGGTGGATGCCGGCAAGGATCAGCCCTACCGGCTGGAATTCGCCGCCGGCCGGGTGCATGCCTCAGCCGGTTGCAACGGTCTGGGCGGTGTGGTGAGCCTGGAGCAGGGCTTGCTCAAGACCGGGGCGATGATGTCGACCCTGATGGCTTGCCCGCCGCCGCTGGATGAGCGTGAGCGTAGCCTGAGCCAGTTGCTGTCGGCACAGCCACGGCTGGTGGTGCAGGGCAATCGGCTGCAATTGCAGGCGGGTACGGATCGGCTGGAATTCCAGCGCGAGGACAGTCACGGCGGCAGTTGA
- a CDS encoding heme biosynthesis protein HemY, protein MKFVIWITGLFALAVLVGLASTLNTGYAILFLPPYRMEVSFNLLLLGIVALIALAYVVMRIISITAGLPTEVRRFQRQKKLKAARHALREAGIAFFEGRFQKAEREALKAMADEYAPENRALALLLAARSAGATGDLDKRDSYLQQLDALPERLQLARHMLDAELKLEAKDALGALAAIERARALSPNLTNALRLELKVRLLQRQPEAVLALTEKLLKAEALEPAQARRYRLAAYSQQLTGFVGGREVRDWLRRIPDAERRNPVLVSEIVSRLIALEDFDYAATLLGEALADEEQATPELARELGQLAERLSPEKRLELMRDAEGWLKSRPRDHMLLLALGRLAMNQQLWGKAQSYLEASNSISATLCANAELARLFEATGKEEQAAQHYHRSLELALAKGD, encoded by the coding sequence GTGAAATTTGTCATCTGGATTACCGGGCTGTTCGCCCTGGCCGTGCTGGTGGGGCTGGCCTCCACCCTCAATACCGGCTACGCCATCCTGTTTTTGCCGCCCTACCGCATGGAGGTGTCGTTCAACCTGCTGCTACTGGGCATCGTGGCCCTGATTGCGCTGGCTTACGTGGTGATGCGCATCATCAGCATCACCGCCGGCCTGCCCACCGAAGTGCGCCGTTTCCAGCGTCAGAAAAAGCTGAAAGCCGCCCGTCACGCCCTGCGTGAAGCCGGTATCGCCTTTTTTGAAGGCCGTTTCCAGAAAGCCGAGCGCGAAGCGCTCAAGGCCATGGCCGACGAATATGCGCCGGAAAACCGTGCCCTTGCCCTGTTGCTGGCCGCCCGCTCTGCGGGTGCCACCGGCGATCTGGACAAGCGTGACAGCTATCTGCAACAGCTGGATGCCCTGCCGGAACGCCTGCAGCTGGCGCGCCACATGCTGGATGCCGAACTGAAGCTGGAAGCCAAGGACGCGCTGGGCGCACTGGCCGCCATCGAACGTGCCCGCGCCCTGTCGCCCAATCTCACCAATGCCCTGCGCCTGGAGTTGAAAGTCCGCCTGCTGCAACGCCAGCCGGAAGCGGTACTGGCACTGACCGAAAAGCTGCTCAAGGCCGAAGCGCTGGAACCGGCACAGGCCCGCCGTTACCGTCTGGCCGCCTACAGCCAGCAGCTGACCGGCTTTGTCGGTGGCCGCGAAGTGCGCGACTGGCTGCGCCGCATCCCGGACGCCGAACGGCGCAATCCGGTACTGGTCAGCGAAATCGTCAGCCGGCTGATTGCGCTGGAAGACTTCGACTATGCCGCCACCTTGCTGGGCGAGGCGCTGGCCGACGAAGAACAGGCCACGCCGGAACTGGCACGCGAGCTGGGCCAGCTGGCCGAGCGCCTGTCGCCGGAAAAGCGGCTGGAACTGATGCGCGATGCAGAAGGCTGGCTCAAGAGCCGTCCACGCGACCACATGCTGTTGCTGGCGCTGGGCCGTCTGGCGATGAACCAGCAGCTGTGGGGTAAGGCGCAAAGCTATCTGGAAGCCAGCAACTCCATCAGCGCCACGCTGTGTGCCAATGCAGAGCTGGCCCGGCTGTTCGAGGCCACCGGCAAGGAAGAACAGGCCGCGCAGCATTACCACCGCAGCCTGGAGCTGGCACTGGCCAAAGGCGACTGA
- a CDS encoding uroporphyrinogen-III C-methyltransferase, whose product MSETQTVDTPRPSRKKQLNLALLVALAALGLSGWQLYSTQQELAAARQELAGRLAEGNGASKELRGMTEQALTAARATDAKLAVLETRVNESAGQYATLNGMYQELTKTRSDWLLSEVEHTLAIASQQLQLAGNVPAAISALQMVDARLSKFDQPQLIAVKKAVATDLEKLKALPYLDTVGLTVKLDRLMLSGDSLPLVVDAHRLQDKRAAKPLPASAPFWERLVADISQSLGELVHIRRMDKPEALLLSPEQSFFLRENLKMRLLDARLALIQRDGTTFDADVSAAQSYVLRYFDNDAPATRQWLSTLLELKGAPLSVTLPDLNASLKAVRDAQGNKGD is encoded by the coding sequence ATGAGCGAAACCCAGACTGTCGACACCCCCCGTCCGTCCCGCAAAAAACAGCTGAACCTGGCCCTGCTGGTGGCGCTGGCTGCCCTCGGCCTGTCCGGCTGGCAGCTGTACAGCACCCAGCAGGAGCTGGCTGCCGCCCGCCAGGAACTGGCTGGCCGGCTGGCTGAAGGTAATGGCGCCTCCAAGGAATTGCGTGGCATGACCGAGCAGGCACTGACCGCCGCCCGCGCCACCGACGCCAAGCTGGCGGTACTGGAAACCCGCGTCAACGAATCCGCTGGCCAGTACGCCACGCTGAACGGCATGTACCAGGAGCTGACCAAAACCCGCAGCGACTGGCTGCTGTCCGAGGTGGAACACACCCTGGCCATTGCCAGCCAGCAGCTGCAACTGGCCGGCAACGTCCCCGCCGCCATTTCCGCCCTGCAGATGGTGGACGCCCGCCTGTCCAAATTCGACCAGCCGCAGCTGATCGCGGTGAAAAAAGCCGTGGCCACTGATCTGGAAAAGCTCAAGGCCCTGCCCTATCTGGACACCGTCGGCCTCACCGTCAAGCTGGACCGGCTGATGCTGTCCGGCGACAGCCTGCCGCTGGTGGTGGATGCGCATCGCCTGCAAGACAAGCGTGCTGCCAAGCCGCTGCCGGCCAGCGCCCCCTTCTGGGAACGCCTGGTGGCCGACATCAGCCAGAGCCTGGGCGAGCTGGTGCACATCCGCCGCATGGACAAGCCCGAAGCGCTGCTGCTGTCGCCTGAGCAGTCCTTCTTCCTGCGGGAAAACCTGAAAATGCGCCTGCTGGATGCCCGCCTGGCACTGATCCAGCGTGACGGCACCACCTTCGATGCCGATGTCAGCGCCGCCCAGTCCTATGTGCTGCGCTACTTCGACAATGACGCGCCGGCCACTCGCCAGTGGCTGTCCACCTTGCTGGAACTGAAAGGTGCGCCACTGTCCGTAACCCTGCCCGACCTCAATGCCAGCCTGAAAGCGGTACGTGATGCTCAGGGCAACAAGGGAGACTGA
- a CDS encoding uroporphyrinogen-III synthase, with protein MTTAGRRILVARPAAQSGRLLQLLAAAGWQGQAFPVMDIQPQPEALAQLPQQAAQADWLFFVSPSAIDMAWPTLQAQPLKAQLACVGQASARRLATLSGQDILFPTAGSDSEALLALPQLADVAGQHWLIVRGQGGRALLADTLRQRGATVTLAEVYQRVDGAPDWSLLDDGPPDAMVITSSEMAEQLFRLAGPARAGTLQCLLYCVPHPRIAERLQALGATRIVTTRADDDALVAGLREWFSRHP; from the coding sequence ATGACAACTGCTGGCCGCCGCATTCTGGTGGCCAGACCGGCCGCGCAAAGCGGCCGCTTGCTGCAACTATTGGCCGCTGCCGGCTGGCAGGGGCAGGCCTTTCCGGTGATGGATATCCAGCCGCAGCCGGAAGCGCTGGCCCAGCTGCCGCAGCAGGCCGCGCAGGCCGACTGGCTGTTTTTTGTCAGCCCCAGCGCCATCGACATGGCCTGGCCTACGCTGCAGGCACAGCCACTCAAGGCACAGCTAGCCTGTGTCGGCCAGGCCAGCGCCCGCCGCCTGGCCACGCTCAGCGGGCAGGACATCCTGTTTCCCACGGCAGGCAGCGACAGCGAAGCCCTGCTGGCCCTGCCGCAGCTGGCTGATGTCGCCGGCCAGCACTGGCTGATCGTGCGTGGCCAGGGCGGCCGTGCCCTGCTGGCCGATACCCTGCGCCAGCGCGGTGCCACGGTGACGCTGGCCGAGGTCTACCAGCGGGTGGATGGCGCACCTGACTGGAGCCTGCTGGATGATGGCCCGCCGGACGCCATGGTGATCACATCCAGTGAAATGGCCGAGCAATTGTTCAGACTGGCTGGTCCGGCAAGAGCCGGGACGTTACAATGCCTTTTGTATTGTGTGCCGCACCCGCGCATTGCCGAACGATTGCAGGCTCTGGGCGCGACACGCATCGTGACAACCCGGGCCGATGACGATGCGCTCGTCGCCGGCCTCAGAGAATGGTTCTCCCGTCACCCATGA
- the hemC gene encoding hydroxymethylbilane synthase, which translates to MDKIVIASRESRLAMWQAEHIQARLQALYPHLTVEILGMTTQGDQILDKTLSKIGGKGLFVKELEVALAEGRADLAVHSIKDVPMVLPEGFALAAICEREDPRDAFVSNKFASLAELPAGSVVGTSSLRRESQLRARYPQLVIKPLRGNVQTRLRKLDEGEYDAIILAAAGLKRLELHDRIRSELAPSESLPAAGQGALGIEIRADRADMLALLQPLNHPDTHACVSAERALARELGGSCQVPLGAFATLSDDVISLGGFVAHPDGSVMLTAAASAPRQYAESLGRAVAKRLLDDGAKPLIDAVLKDQQ; encoded by the coding sequence ATGGACAAGATCGTCATCGCCAGCCGCGAAAGCCGGCTCGCCATGTGGCAGGCAGAACACATTCAGGCCCGCCTGCAAGCGCTGTATCCGCACCTTACTGTCGAAATCCTCGGCATGACCACCCAGGGCGACCAGATCCTGGACAAGACCCTGTCCAAGATCGGCGGCAAGGGCCTGTTCGTGAAAGAGCTGGAAGTGGCGCTGGCCGAAGGCCGTGCCGATCTGGCCGTACACTCCATCAAGGATGTGCCCATGGTGCTGCCGGAAGGCTTTGCCCTGGCCGCCATCTGCGAACGCGAAGACCCGCGCGATGCCTTTGTTTCCAACAAGTTTGCCAGCCTGGCCGAGCTGCCGGCCGGCAGCGTGGTGGGCACCTCCAGCCTGCGCCGCGAATCGCAGCTGCGCGCGCGCTACCCGCAACTGGTGATCAAGCCCTTGCGCGGCAATGTGCAAACCCGCCTGCGCAAGCTGGACGAAGGCGAGTACGACGCCATCATTCTGGCGGCAGCCGGCCTCAAGCGCCTGGAGCTGCACGACCGTATCCGGTCAGAACTCGCCCCGTCGGAAAGCCTGCCGGCTGCAGGCCAGGGTGCGCTGGGCATTGAAATCCGTGCCGACCGCGCCGACATGCTGGCCCTGCTGCAGCCGCTGAACCACCCGGACACCCACGCCTGTGTCAGCGCCGAGCGCGCACTGGCGCGTGAACTGGGCGGCAGCTGCCAGGTGCCGCTGGGCGCGTTTGCCACCCTCAGCGACGACGTCATCAGCCTGGGCGGCTTTGTGGCGCATCCGGATGGCTCGGTCATGCTCACCGCAGCCGCCAGCGCCCCGCGCCAGTATGCCGAATCGCTGGGCCGTGCCGTGGCCAAACGCCTGCTGGATGATGGCGCCAAGCCGCTGATCGACGCCGTACTGAAAGACCAGCAATGA